The following proteins come from a genomic window of Mariniflexile sp. TRM1-10:
- a CDS encoding PAS domain-containing sensor histidine kinase yields MGYTQDYSRLFYFNPFPNLVYDFDTFEILDVNQSAINHYGYSSEEFLSLKITDLSIKEERLRVKKAHLNICNEVGNIGFGIFTQQKKNGENIRMDTNGHKIDFQGRKCIMVICQDVTIKEGQLLELQKSNKKLKEAFEEKIDIIESIGDAFFTMDSNFIVTYWNKTAEKLIGLKREALLGKNLWDVFPDAVSLPSYTNYHKVMETGEPIMFEDFYGVWFEVNAYPSNDGISVFFRDISHRKEADERLLKAYDEKNQILESIGDAFFAVDKDWTITYWNKEAENILGKKRDAILGKNLWEEYADAIDTDFYRQYHKAVATGKTVSFEEHYPTLNKWFEVSAYPSFKGLSVYFRDITLRKETDIRILQANERFEKVTQAATDAIWDWDIENDTLYRGVGFDKLFGHEVSKKLKGAEFWEEKFHPEDLPELKAGLNECLQDPLKEYWRQEYRIIQKNGEEKTVIDKGVIIRNQDGKAIRMVGAITDITHRVIYEKEMLKLNKILKKHVKELEMSNEELEQFAFIASHDLQEPLRMISSFLNQIERKYGHQLDEKAQQYIHFATDGAKRMKQIILDLLEYSRAGKLFDPIETINLSQLIDDYRALRRRLIKEKKASIIVDVLPEVKCFKVPLIQTLHCLLDNAIKYVKETEHPIIRISALETESYWQITIEDNGIGIDSQFFDKIFIIFQRLHNRDKYGGTGIGLSIAKKHVESWGGKIWVESELGNGSKFCFTIDKNIEA; encoded by the coding sequence ATGGGGTATACACAAGACTATAGCAGACTGTTTTATTTTAACCCTTTTCCTAATTTGGTATATGATTTTGACACTTTTGAAATTCTAGATGTGAATCAGTCAGCAATAAACCATTATGGTTATAGTAGTGAAGAATTTTTGTCTCTAAAAATCACTGATCTAAGCATAAAAGAAGAAAGACTAAGGGTGAAGAAAGCCCATTTAAATATTTGCAATGAAGTTGGGAATATTGGTTTTGGAATTTTTACCCAACAGAAAAAAAATGGTGAAAATATAAGAATGGATACGAATGGTCACAAGATAGATTTTCAAGGCAGAAAGTGTATTATGGTAATTTGTCAAGATGTTACAATTAAAGAAGGGCAACTTTTAGAATTACAAAAATCAAACAAAAAACTAAAAGAAGCTTTCGAGGAGAAAATAGACATTATAGAAAGTATAGGTGATGCCTTTTTTACCATGGATAGTAACTTTATAGTGACTTATTGGAATAAAACCGCCGAAAAGCTTATTGGACTTAAGAGAGAGGCATTATTAGGCAAAAATTTATGGGATGTTTTTCCCGATGCAGTATCCTTGCCTTCGTATACCAATTACCATAAAGTAATGGAGACAGGAGAGCCCATCATGTTTGAAGACTTTTATGGTGTTTGGTTTGAGGTTAATGCCTATCCTTCAAATGATGGTATCAGTGTGTTTTTTAGGGATATTTCACATAGGAAAGAAGCAGACGAGCGCTTATTAAAAGCTTACGATGAAAAGAACCAGATTTTAGAAAGTATAGGGGATGCCTTTTTTGCTGTTGATAAAGATTGGACCATTACCTATTGGAATAAAGAAGCAGAAAATATACTTGGCAAGAAAAGGGATGCTATATTAGGCAAAAACTTATGGGAAGAGTATGCGGATGCGATAGATACCGATTTTTACAGACAATACCATAAAGCGGTGGCAACAGGTAAAACGGTATCATTTGAGGAACACTATCCAACATTGAACAAATGGTTTGAGGTGTCTGCCTACCCAAGTTTTAAAGGCTTGTCTGTTTATTTCAGAGATATAACCTTAAGAAAGGAAACAGATATACGGATATTACAGGCCAATGAGCGTTTTGAAAAAGTAACCCAGGCCGCCACAGATGCTATTTGGGACTGGGACATTGAAAATGATACACTTTATCGCGGAGTCGGCTTTGATAAACTATTTGGACATGAAGTAAGTAAAAAACTAAAAGGAGCCGAGTTTTGGGAAGAAAAATTCCACCCAGAGGATCTTCCCGAACTAAAAGCAGGTCTCAATGAGTGTTTGCAGGATCCTTTAAAGGAATATTGGCGGCAGGAATACCGAATTATTCAAAAGAATGGCGAAGAAAAAACGGTTATAGATAAAGGCGTCATTATTAGAAATCAGGATGGAAAAGCCATTCGAATGGTTGGTGCGATTACTGATATTACTCACCGTGTTATATATGAAAAGGAAATGCTCAAATTGAATAAAATTCTAAAGAAGCATGTCAAGGAACTTGAAATGTCCAATGAAGAATTGGAACAATTTGCTTTCATTGCTTCCCATGATTTACAGGAACCTTTGCGGATGATTTCGAGTTTTTTAAATCAAATAGAGCGAAAGTATGGGCATCAATTAGATGAAAAAGCCCAACAATATATACATTTCGCTACCGATGGGGCTAAACGGATGAAACAAATCATACTGGATTTGCTTGAATATTCTAGGGCAGGTAAACTTTTTGATCCTATCGAGACTATTAATTTAAGCCAACTTATCGATGATTATCGTGCCTTAAGGAGGAGATTAATTAAAGAAAAAAAAGCATCGATAATTGTTGATGTGCTTCCAGAGGTTAAATGTTTTAAGGTACCTCTTATACAAACGCTCCATTGCTTACTTGACAATGCTATTAAATATGTAAAGGAAACAGAGCATCCAATAATAAGAATTTCGGCTTTGGAAACAGAATCCTATTGGCAGATAACCATAGAAGATAATGGGATAGGCATCGATTCACAGTTTTTTGATAAAATATTTATTATCTTTCAGAGATTGCATAATCGAGATAAATACGGAGGTACTGGTATTGGGTTGTCTATAGCCAAAAAACATGTCGAATCTTGGGGAGGAAAGATTTGGGTGGAATCGGAATTGGGAAATGGTAGTAAGTTTTGTTTTACAATTGATAAAAACATAGAGGCATAA
- a CDS encoding response regulator: MKEVHILLVEDNEGDIVLTLDAFEESKIKTRISVVKNGADALDFLFKRGDYMEEDRPDLILLDINIPVYNGHDVLKKIKGDSSLRTIPVIMLTTSASQNDINKAYENYSNSYVTKPIDMNDFLKAILKIEQFWLQLSKLAK, encoded by the coding sequence ATGAAAGAAGTCCATATATTATTGGTTGAAGACAATGAAGGCGATATTGTTCTCACTCTAGATGCTTTTGAAGAAAGCAAAATAAAAACGCGCATAAGTGTTGTGAAAAATGGCGCTGATGCTCTCGATTTCTTATTTAAAAGAGGAGATTATATGGAGGAAGACCGTCCCGATTTAATCCTACTTGATATAAATATCCCCGTTTACAATGGGCATGATGTGCTTAAAAAAATCAAGGGAGATTCCTCGTTAAGAACGATACCTGTTATAATGCTTACAACGTCTGCTAGTCAAAATGATATAAATAAAGCCTACGAAAACTATAGTAATAGTTATGTGACCAAACCGATTGACATGAACGATTTTTTAAAAGCCATTTTAAAAATAGAGCAATTTTGGTTACAACTTTCCAAACTAGCTAAGTAA
- a CDS encoding response regulator codes for MLKDNQPLSILIIEDNLGDFVLLEDYLHEKFETIQIFHEELFSSAISTIKSVKKIDIILLDLILPDFQREILVDKVQKHTGDIPVIILTGYTELVLARKLLSVGVSDFLIKDEINPEILYKSIIYSLERKSYIRGLKKTKKTYQDLFNLSPQPMWLYDISSLHFLDINQAAIVKYGYTFEEFRSMTIKDIRPANEVELLEDSLSQRMLNDSDRFAGFFTHVLKSGENISVEIYSSNIEYDNKLVRLVLANDVTDKLEYLKKIEAQNVKLKNIAWTQSHIVRAPLSRILGIINLLELEAFNSDDLPYLIDQVKQSGNELDKIVQNIVEETKSLNLNTFQNE; via the coding sequence ATGCTAAAAGACAATCAGCCGCTTTCAATTCTAATCATAGAAGATAATCTTGGAGATTTTGTGTTACTTGAAGACTATCTCCATGAAAAATTTGAGACTATCCAAATTTTTCACGAGGAGTTATTTTCCTCGGCAATTTCAACTATAAAATCTGTCAAAAAAATAGATATCATCCTTTTGGACTTGATATTGCCCGATTTTCAAAGAGAAATTCTGGTAGATAAAGTGCAGAAGCATACGGGCGATATTCCTGTAATTATTTTGACTGGATACACCGAACTTGTTTTGGCTAGAAAGCTCCTATCAGTGGGAGTGTCGGATTTTTTAATTAAAGACGAGATTAACCCAGAGATCTTATACAAATCCATAATCTATTCACTAGAACGAAAAAGTTATATAAGAGGATTAAAAAAAACAAAAAAAACATATCAAGATTTATTTAATTTGAGTCCACAGCCCATGTGGCTTTACGATATTTCATCCTTACATTTTTTAGATATAAATCAGGCAGCAATTGTAAAATATGGATATACTTTTGAAGAGTTTAGAAGTATGACCATAAAGGATATTAGACCCGCAAATGAAGTTGAACTGTTAGAAGATAGTTTAAGCCAACGTATGTTAAATGATTCTGACCGCTTTGCAGGTTTTTTTACCCACGTATTAAAGTCAGGTGAAAATATAAGTGTAGAAATTTATAGCAGTAACATAGAATATGATAATAAACTTGTAAGATTGGTATTGGCAAATGATGTCACGGACAAGTTAGAGTATTTAAAGAAAATTGAAGCACAAAACGTTAAATTAAAGAATATTGCATGGACTCAATCCCATATAGTTCGTGCTCCTTTATCACGAATTTTAGGAATAATTAATCTTTTAGAACTTGAAGCTTTTAATTCAGATGATTTACCATACCTGATAGACCAAGTCAAACAATCAGGTAATGAACTGGATAAAATTGTTCAAAATATTGTAGAAGAAACCAAATCACTAAACCTAAATACATTCCAAAATGAATAA
- a CDS encoding response regulator has protein sequence MNKHVLLIDDDPIFHIIFIRMIQKICKHLKVISLLNGKMALDHLKKNYTSNNQYIILLDINMPEINGWQFLKEIKKSGIIKNNNLTLYIVSSSTDIDDIKQAQNHDLVKSIFSKPLSINSVKHILQS, from the coding sequence ATGAATAAGCATGTGTTATTGATAGATGATGATCCTATTTTTCATATTATCTTTATAAGGATGATTCAAAAAATATGTAAACATCTAAAAGTGATTTCTCTTTTAAATGGAAAAATGGCCCTTGATCATTTAAAGAAGAATTACACTTCTAATAATCAATATATTATTTTGCTAGATATTAACATGCCAGAAATTAATGGTTGGCAATTTTTGAAGGAAATAAAAAAATCGGGAATTATTAAAAATAACAATTTGACACTTTATATTGTTTCTTCTTCAACAGATATAGATGATATAAAGCAGGCTCAAAACCATGATCTTGTTAAAAGTATCTTTTCAAAACCATTATCGATTAACTCTGTAAAGCATATTTTGCAATCTTAA
- a CDS encoding PAS domain-containing hybrid sensor histidine kinase/response regulator, with translation MKRLFVYCKDNFKFLLQYLPESTGLSYYFFSEITQLNIAIQQLKPDAILFDSIEFDNAISSGIDGVGNKTPIIISGTFTSLPKIPNSQIHCLPDIFNKADVFKLFSKLKLINNSFIPFADIPKHKNHSEEIKNDKQLENQQFLNLLMDNIPDAIYFKDRASRFTKINHAQAVTLGVNTPEDAIGKRDEDFLGGNQGKETYKDEQNLMNSGIPLINKLEHIVTSSVDKYVRATKIPLKDAKGHSIGMVGISRDVSNEYKIGNELRKEKKFMDLLMDNLPDRIYFKDRDSRFIRCNMALAKMFGLNSPEEMYGKTDFDFFESVHAKEAFEDEQRIMKKRSVIIDKLESHIKNGERFWELTTKIPFVNSKNEVIGLVGISHNFTKQKKLEDNLEKEKELLQILMDNVPDYIYFKDKNSKFIRANKAVASFLKTDVNEMIGKTDLDYLSKETAEEIYKQDSSVFKNDVEIINQVEKLENLDGKTIWVSTTKIPISDEHSKVIGLVGVSRDVTILELTKQQFEMAKVKAEEANRAKSLFLANMSHEIRTPMNGVIGMADILSKSKLDSTQKEYLDIIMKSGQTLLSLINNILDFSKIESGKMELETVPINIRSVIEEVADIHIVHATSKSIDLLTYIDPEVPEFVGGDYVRLKQIITNLVNNAIKFTSKGEVVIHVSYIGTTNGTHEIQFKIKDSGIGISKENQKKLFKSFSQVDPSTTRKYGGTGLGLAICQKLVTLMGGELDLESSSNSGSTFFFKGKFAASGEIKNNNMFLCKDQLQGKHIAIVDDNETNRLIFKNYLETWHVKVSEFKDGFEALSFFKEQYDSGNPIDLVLVDYQMPGMSGKELAKQIKADQRISDLKLILLSSIIDAIQTSEMNEIGFETGLNKPIKMNQLLNVILKVLGMPQEQKEFESVENENHLISFKNKRFLIVEDNKINIKVAQITLSGLSSHVEVATNGLEAVNLFQKHKFDVILMDIRMPVMDGVEATLKIRELEKSLNAEDPVKIIATTANTLHEDIENCMDNGMDAFLEKPFKRKDLVYILQQLL, from the coding sequence ATGAAAAGACTATTTGTGTATTGCAAAGACAATTTTAAGTTTTTGCTACAATATTTACCAGAATCTACCGGATTATCCTACTACTTTTTTAGTGAAATAACCCAATTGAATATAGCAATACAACAACTAAAACCAGATGCTATATTATTTGACAGCATAGAATTTGACAACGCCATTTCAAGTGGTATTGATGGTGTTGGTAATAAGACTCCAATCATCATTTCAGGAACATTCACAAGTTTGCCTAAAATACCAAATTCACAGATCCATTGTTTACCAGATATATTCAATAAAGCAGACGTATTTAAATTATTTTCAAAGCTGAAATTGATTAATAACAGTTTTATCCCATTTGCGGATATTCCAAAGCATAAGAACCATAGCGAAGAAATCAAAAATGACAAACAGTTAGAAAACCAACAATTTCTTAATCTTTTAATGGACAATATCCCAGATGCTATTTATTTTAAAGATAGAGCGTCCAGATTTACAAAAATTAATCATGCACAGGCTGTTACTTTGGGAGTCAATACTCCAGAAGATGCCATAGGTAAACGCGATGAGGATTTTCTTGGTGGTAATCAGGGTAAAGAAACCTATAAAGATGAACAAAATCTTATGAATAGTGGCATTCCACTAATCAATAAATTAGAGCATATTGTGACCTCAAGTGTAGATAAATATGTTAGAGCCACAAAAATACCCTTAAAGGATGCCAAAGGCCATTCTATAGGTATGGTAGGTATCTCAAGGGATGTTTCAAATGAATATAAAATAGGGAATGAACTTCGTAAAGAAAAAAAATTCATGGATTTGTTGATGGACAATCTTCCTGACAGAATTTATTTTAAAGACAGGGACTCTCGATTTATCCGATGTAATATGGCTTTAGCAAAAATGTTCGGACTTAACTCTCCTGAGGAAATGTACGGAAAAACTGATTTTGATTTTTTTGAATCCGTTCACGCCAAAGAAGCTTTTGAAGACGAACAAAGAATTATGAAAAAACGGTCTGTCATTATAGATAAATTGGAGAGTCATATAAAAAACGGTGAGCGGTTTTGGGAATTAACAACAAAAATCCCATTTGTTAATAGCAAAAATGAAGTTATAGGACTCGTGGGAATTTCACATAATTTCACAAAACAAAAAAAATTAGAAGATAATCTTGAAAAGGAGAAAGAGCTCTTACAGATACTAATGGATAATGTTCCTGACTATATCTATTTCAAGGATAAGAATTCAAAATTCATCAGAGCAAATAAAGCCGTTGCCTCTTTTTTAAAGACAGACGTGAACGAAATGATAGGAAAAACTGATTTGGATTATCTTTCCAAAGAAACAGCAGAGGAGATATACAAACAGGATTCTTCAGTATTTAAAAATGATGTGGAAATAATAAACCAAGTGGAAAAGCTAGAAAATCTAGATGGCAAAACCATTTGGGTATCTACAACTAAAATCCCTATAAGTGACGAACATTCCAAAGTCATAGGATTGGTAGGAGTCTCTCGAGACGTAACCATATTAGAATTGACCAAACAACAATTTGAGATGGCAAAGGTAAAAGCAGAAGAAGCCAATCGGGCCAAAAGCTTGTTTCTTGCCAATATGTCTCACGAAATTAGAACACCTATGAATGGTGTTATTGGAATGGCCGATATCTTGAGTAAATCCAAACTTGATTCCACCCAAAAAGAATATCTGGATATTATAATGAAATCTGGACAGACTTTATTATCATTAATTAATAATATTTTGGATTTCTCTAAAATTGAGTCTGGCAAAATGGAATTGGAAACAGTACCTATCAATATTAGAAGTGTTATAGAAGAGGTTGCAGATATTCATATAGTCCATGCGACATCAAAATCAATAGATTTATTAACATACATCGATCCTGAAGTGCCCGAATTTGTAGGAGGAGATTATGTTCGTTTAAAACAAATCATTACCAATCTGGTAAATAATGCTATTAAGTTTACTTCTAAAGGAGAAGTTGTCATTCATGTTAGCTACATCGGTACAACCAACGGAACCCATGAAATACAATTTAAAATTAAAGATTCAGGTATTGGTATTTCAAAAGAAAATCAAAAAAAACTATTTAAATCATTCTCTCAGGTTGATCCTTCAACAACAAGAAAATATGGAGGAACGGGATTAGGACTGGCCATTTGCCAGAAGTTAGTCACTCTAATGGGCGGTGAATTGGATCTTGAAAGCTCTTCAAACTCGGGGTCTACATTTTTTTTCAAGGGCAAGTTTGCTGCATCTGGGGAAATTAAGAACAATAACATGTTTTTATGTAAAGATCAACTTCAGGGTAAGCACATTGCCATTGTAGATGATAACGAAACCAACAGGCTAATATTCAAAAATTATCTTGAAACCTGGCATGTAAAAGTATCTGAATTCAAAGACGGATTTGAAGCATTATCCTTTTTTAAGGAACAGTACGATTCAGGCAACCCCATAGATTTAGTGCTGGTTGACTACCAAATGCCTGGTATGAGCGGAAAGGAATTGGCAAAGCAAATTAAGGCAGATCAAAGAATAAGCGATTTAAAATTGATTTTATTGTCTTCAATCATTGATGCCATACAAACATCTGAAATGAATGAAATTGGTTTTGAAACGGGTCTTAACAAGCCAATTAAGATGAACCAACTGTTAAATGTCATTCTAAAGGTTTTAGGAATGCCGCAAGAGCAAAAAGAATTTGAAAGTGTAGAAAACGAAAACCATTTAATAAGCTTTAAAAATAAACGGTTTCTTATTGTAGAGGACAATAAAATCAATATTAAAGTGGCTCAAATAACATTGAGTGGATTGTCGTCACATGTTGAAGTCGCAACAAACGGTTTGGAAGCTGTTAATCTATTTCAGAAGCATAAGTTTGATGTCATATTAATGGACATACGGATGCCGGTAATGGATGGTGTAGAAGCAACTTTGAAAATAAGGGAATTGGAAAAGAGTTTAAATGCAGAAGATCCCGTTAAGATCATTGCAACAACCGCAAATACCTTGCATGAGGATATTGAAAATTGCATGGATAATGGAATGGATGCTTTTCTTGAAAAACCATTTAAAAGAAAAGATTTAGTTTACATTTTACAACAATTACTATAA
- a CDS encoding HEAT repeat domain-containing protein, with the protein MAKNFLETFLQNYMVPILMLLLLVLVIIIVYHRLRFVYLSYRKRQYHIKISDALTELTFSGYEGELLKAEVAKFKSRFPYHKKWFRRLLLSSVLDLSLNLKGDLIYQVREIYMAFELHKYSLKLIKHPYWNIKCIGINHFQAMNFVHGQKYIKSYITSKNVILRSNAYIAHLYLTTESFDSLVDYPNPLSRVNMYKVIDVLYMKHDTIPKNIASWLEAKNESIVILGLKIMVFYNYIAAPEKIMSLLDHEQIRIREEAILSIGELFLIDAEEALHSQFDKEEKLLKIEILKSLAVIGSETSVSFITNVLKRNHLDKDVKMELLRSLKSIDNQYYDTRFILDLEIDRMKAHLNCAYL; encoded by the coding sequence ATGGCTAAAAATTTTCTTGAAACTTTCCTTCAAAATTATATGGTTCCCATATTAATGCTTTTGTTGCTTGTTCTTGTCATCATTATAGTATACCACAGATTAAGGTTTGTCTATCTTTCTTATAGAAAACGACAATATCATATAAAAATATCTGATGCATTAACGGAATTAACATTCTCGGGTTATGAAGGAGAACTTTTAAAAGCTGAAGTAGCTAAATTTAAATCGCGTTTTCCTTATCACAAAAAATGGTTTAGAAGACTTTTGCTTTCCTCGGTTCTGGATTTAAGTTTGAACCTAAAGGGAGACTTGATTTATCAAGTAAGGGAGATTTATATGGCTTTTGAGCTGCACAAGTATAGTTTGAAGCTTATCAAGCATCCGTATTGGAACATAAAATGTATTGGAATTAATCATTTTCAAGCCATGAATTTTGTTCACGGTCAAAAATACATCAAATCTTATATAACGTCCAAAAATGTCATTTTACGATCCAATGCCTATATAGCGCATTTGTATCTTACAACGGAGTCATTTGATTCTTTGGTGGATTACCCAAATCCTTTGTCAAGAGTTAATATGTATAAGGTAATTGATGTTTTATATATGAAACATGACACGATTCCAAAAAACATAGCTAGTTGGCTTGAAGCAAAAAATGAATCCATTGTTATTCTGGGTTTAAAAATCATGGTGTTTTACAATTACATAGCTGCACCCGAAAAAATCATGTCCTTATTGGACCATGAGCAAATTAGGATTAGGGAAGAGGCCATTCTTTCCATCGGGGAACTATTTTTAATTGATGCTGAAGAAGCATTACATAGCCAATTTGATAAAGAAGAAAAGTTGCTAAAGATAGAAATTTTGAAATCTCTGGCTGTTATAGGTAGTGAGACAAGTGTTTCGTTCATTACTAACGTTTTAAAACGTAACCACCTAGATAAAGATGTAAAGATGGAATTGTTGAGGTCTTTGAAATCCATTGATAATCAATACTATGATACCCGTTTTATACTTGATTTGGAAATAGACAGAATGAAAGCTCACCTAAATTGTGCATATTTATGA
- a CDS encoding glycosyltransferase family 2 protein: protein MKDLYDYLLNFLDIYEWFIVGYASFYVISYLVFAFLSYVAIRKYVLMKHYINEDILLKSNEAIGVSIVAPAFNEGATIVHNVKSLLSLSYPKFEVIIINDGSSDDTLEKLIAEFNLVKVPFFYQRRIETAPVRGHYKSKNPVYSKLLVVDKENRKSKADASNVGINSSQYPLFLCTDVDCILKPNTLVKLVKPFIESRRRVIAAGAAIRSSNASEVNEGFLVKVHYPNQWYPMFQELEYVRAFLFGRMAWSQLNSLILVSGGLGMFDKEVAIEAGGYMHTSLGEDMELIIRMRKVMYDKKEKFKISYIPESLCWTEVPPNLKILMRQRIRWARGLIQTLVIHRKMFFNPKYGRTSWFALPYFFLFEFLAPIIEAFGMLLIAASLILSFFYADFINYDFLLWSMLFVYLFYINITIISILLDELLYKSYANIREVLKLIGMAMVEPIFYHPVVVVAALKGYWQFFLKKEAKWGVMVRKGFTAVKK from the coding sequence ATGAAAGACTTGTACGACTATTTGTTAAATTTTCTTGATATCTATGAATGGTTTATAGTAGGCTATGCGTCATTTTATGTAATTTCTTACTTGGTTTTTGCTTTTCTTTCTTATGTCGCTATTAGGAAATATGTTTTGATGAAGCATTATATCAATGAAGACATTTTGTTAAAATCAAACGAGGCAATTGGGGTATCTATAGTAGCTCCAGCTTTTAATGAAGGTGCGACCATAGTTCACAACGTAAAATCCTTATTGTCACTTTCCTACCCGAAATTTGAAGTGATTATTATCAATGATGGGAGTAGTGACGATACCTTAGAAAAACTTATCGCCGAATTTAATTTGGTTAAAGTCCCTTTCTTTTACCAAAGGCGTATAGAAACGGCTCCTGTAAGAGGACATTACAAATCTAAAAACCCAGTATATTCTAAGCTTTTGGTGGTAGATAAGGAAAACCGTAAATCGAAAGCGGATGCTTCAAATGTAGGAATCAATTCATCACAGTATCCCTTGTTTTTATGTACGGATGTTGATTGTATTTTAAAGCCCAACACCCTTGTAAAGCTTGTTAAACCTTTTATAGAAAGTAGGAGGAGGGTTATTGCGGCAGGAGCAGCCATACGAAGTTCGAATGCCAGTGAAGTTAATGAAGGTTTTTTAGTTAAAGTTCATTATCCCAACCAATGGTATCCCATGTTTCAGGAACTGGAATATGTGCGTGCTTTTTTGTTTGGAAGAATGGCTTGGAGTCAGTTGAATAGCCTTATTTTGGTTTCTGGGGGATTGGGTATGTTCGATAAAGAAGTGGCTATTGAAGCAGGCGGATATATGCATACATCTTTGGGTGAGGATATGGAACTCATCATTAGGATGCGAAAAGTGATGTATGATAAAAAGGAAAAATTTAAAATTAGCTACATCCCTGAGTCATTATGTTGGACAGAAGTACCTCCTAACCTCAAAATACTAATGCGTCAGCGTATTCGTTGGGCGCGAGGGTTGATTCAGACGCTCGTCATTCATAGAAAGATGTTTTTTAACCCTAAGTATGGCAGAACATCATGGTTTGCACTTCCTTATTTTTTCTTATTTGAATTTTTAGCTCCCATTATAGAAGCCTTTGGTATGTTGCTTATCGCTGCAAGTTTGATATTGTCCTTTTTTTATGCCGACTTTATCAACTATGACTTTTTGTTATGGTCCATGCTTTTTGTTTACCTTTTTTATATCAATATCACCATTATATCCATTTTGCTGGATGAATTGCTTTATAAAAGTTACGCGAACATTAGGGAAGTATTAAAGCTGATAGGCATGGCAATGGTAGAACCTATATTCTATCATCCGGTGGTGGTAGTGGCGGCATTAAAAGGGTATTGGCAATTTTTCTTAAAAAAAGAAGCTAAATGGGGCGTCATGGTAAGAAAAGGATTTACGGCGGTTAAAAAATAA